The genomic segment AGTACCAGGACTCGAACGCGGCGCAGCTGCGCATGTTGCGGGCCCTGGCGGGGGAGCACCGGAACCTCTGCGTGGTGGGAGACGACGACCAGTCGATCTACGGGTGGCGCGGCGCGCAGGTGGAGAACATTCTCCACTTCGAACGGCACTTCCCGGGGGCGAAGTCGGTCTTCCTGCTGCGCAACTACCGCTCCGTGCCGTCGGTGCTGGACCTCGCGAATCGCGTCATCGCGCAGAACCCCGACCGGCGCGAGAAGGAGCTCAAGCCCACGCGGCAGGACGCGGGCAAGGTCCGCCTGGTGGTCTGCCCCGACGGTGACGCGGAGGTCGCGTGGGTCGGACGGCACGCGCGCAAGATGATCGACCTCGGGCGCTATCGCCCGGGGCAGATGGCGGTGCTCTTCCGGTCGAACATCCTCGCGCGCACCCTCGAGGCCGAGCTGCGCGCGCAGGGGATCCCCTATCGCGTCCTCGGCGGACAGGCCTTCTTCGAGGCGAAGGAGATCAAGGACCTCATCGCCTACCTGCGCGTCTGCCACAACCCGGCCGACGAGCTCGCGCTCCGGCGCGTGATCAACTTTCCGACGCGCGGCATCGGCACGCGGACGCTCGCCAAGCTGAGCGAGTGGGCCGAGCAGCAGGGGACGAGCTTCTTCCAGGCGCTGAAGCACGCGGAGGAAGTGCTCGGCGCGGGGGATCGCGCGGCCGAGGCGGTGGCGGACTTCCTTTCGCTCGTCGAGCGCAGCAGCGCGCGGTTCAAGCGCGGCGAGAGCCTGGCCGAGGGGGTGCGGGCGCTGGTCGGCGAGCTCCAGCTCGAGGCGGAGATCCGCACTGCGGGCACGAGCGACAAGGGGATCGAACGCCGCCTCGCGCACCTCGCGGCCTTCGTGGCGGGGGTCGAGAGCTATTGCAAGCGCGTGGAGAAGCCCTCGCTCGGGGACTACCTGAACCGTGTGGCGCTCGCCGGCTCGGGGGACGACCCGCAGGGGGGCCCGGGAGATCGCCTGACCCTCTCCACGCTGCACGGGTCGAAGGGGCTCGAGTTTCCGCTGGTCATGCTCGTCGGCCTGGAGGAGGGGCTCCTGCCGCACGACCGCACGCTGAATCCGCATCAGAACGATCACGACACGGGGGACATCGCCGAGGAGCGACGGCTCTGCTACGTGGGGATCACGCGCGCGATGAACGAGCTCGTGCTCACGCGCTGCCGCGAGCGGCTCCTGCGCGGCAAGCTCCAGCCGCGCGCGCAGTCGCGCTTCCTCGACGGCATTCCGACGGACCTCTTCGACCTCGAGGACCTGGCCAGCGAGCCGCCGCTCGAGGTGGTGAAGGGGATGATGGCCGAGATCTGGGCCAAGCTCGGCGCGGCGCCGCCTACCTGAAACGGGCTCAGCGCCCCGGAGCCTCGGGCAAGAGCGTCCCGTCGCGGTAGAGGCGCAGGAAGCGACGGTAGTCCTTGGCCGTGCGGTCGGCGTCGACGACGGCGTCGCGGGCGAGGGCTTCCACGAAGGCCTGGGGCGCGGGGAGCGCCTCGAGGAGCTGGGCCGCCACGGAGCGCTCGCGGTGTGGTCGGAGCGTCTGCGAGCGCGCGTGACTCGCGGCGAGCGCGGCCCCACAAGCACGGGCCACCTCGGGCACCTCGGACTTGCGGAGCGTCGTCCAGTCGAGGTCGCACTCGTGCGGACCCACCTCGGTGACGAGGTAACCGGCCCCCGCGTAGGTCGTCGCGCCGTCGAAGCGCTCCCCCCCGTCGAGAACTCGGCGCCGCGCGCTCAGCACGCGTTCCCCGTGGTGGGCGAAGGCTTCGCCCTGCGGCTCGGCGACGAGCGCCACCGCCGAACGTCGCTCCTCCTTCAGCTCGAGGACGATCGGGGCGCCGCGCCGCCCCGCCCGCGGCGCGAGCGCGAGGAGGTAGCGTCCGAGGCCCAGGCTCCCGACCCCGGAGGTGAGCTTTTGCGCCACGTCCACGAGCTCGTAGCGACCGAGCTCGGTCGCGGCGGCGGGAGGGAGCGTGCGGAGGTACGCGCGGAGCGGGGCGGCCAGGGCGGCCTTCAGCTCGGGGCGCGGAGTGACCTTCTCGCTCGCGCGAAACTGCCCGGTGGCGCCGTCGAGAAAGCGCGCCGCCACGTTCGCCGGCGTGCGCGCCGAGGCGTCGGCGAAGAAGCGGCGGAGGACCGCGGGGAGCGGCTGCTCGAGGGAGGGGAGGGGCGCGGCGGCCCGTACCGGATAGGCCTCGAGGGTGGCGAGGTAGCCGGCGAGGAAGGCCTGCACGGCGGCGGCGCGGACCTTCTTGCCGAACCCCAGCTCGCGACCGGCGAGCTCGAAGCCGAGCGCGCCGTGGCGCAGATCCCAGGCGAAGGGGGCGAAGGCCGCCTCGTCGTGGTCGTTGGGGGCGAAGACGAGCTGGCCGGTGCGTAGCCGCACCGGGCCGAAGTTCATCGGGTGCACGTCGCCGTTCAGCACGAGGCGTGGCAGCGCGACGTCGCGGTCGGCGAAGGCGCGCTGCACGTCGGCGTTGAAGCCCCGGAAGTAGGTGTAGGCCGACTCGGCCATGCGTTCCAGCTTGGCCCGCGCGCGCGCCGGGTCGCGGGCGATGAGTTCGGCGTTGTCGGCACGCAGGCGCTGTCGGAGCTCGGCGAGCTTTTGCGCTTCGCGGGCGGAGGCCGGTGCGGTGAAGGACATGGCGACCAGGATCAGGCCCAGAGAATGCGCGGCGCGGAACATGCGAGCCGTCGGATGTGCAAGGCCGGTGCCATGTTCGACGCTAGAGGCCCCGTGCGTGGCCCCTGGCCCCACGCGGAGTTGGCTGCCGGAAGGACCGGGCGCGCTGGATAGCGGCGTTCGACGATCGGGGCCGGGCCTCTCGGTTTCGAAGCGGTGCTTCACGGAGCGAGCCGGGCCCTGACCTACCAGCCGACCTCGGCGAGAAAAGCGAGCAGCTCCTCGGCCACCAGCTCCGGGGCTTCCAGCGTGCAGAGATGCCCCGTGCGCGGCAGGAGGTGCACGCGCGCCCCGGGGAGGCTGCGGCCGATGCGCGTGGCCCGCGAGATGGGCGTGGTGAGGTCCTCGTCGCCGACGAGCACGAGGCTCGGACAGCGGAGCTCGCGGAGCCGGTCCCGGATCGAACCGCGCTCCATCACCGCGCGCACCGCGTGGTAGAGGCCCGTGCGTTCGTGTTCGCGCGTCTGCTGGGCCTGGAGCGCGGCGATTTCGGGGCGCTCGCGCAGCGCGGTGCGGCCGAACATGAGGCGCCGGATCGGAAGCTCGAAGAGCGAGGTGCTCCCCACGACGCGGAAGATCTCGGCCATGGCGCGGTACTTGAGCCGCTCGCGCGGGCGCTCGGCATCGGCCGAAGTAGACAGCAGCAGCAAGGCGGCCACGCGTTCTGGCGCCCTGAGCGCGAGGCGCATGGCCGTCATGCCGCCCATCGAGAGCCCCGCCACGGCCGCGCGCTCGAGCCCCTCGGCGTCGAGGATCGCCAGGCAGTCGTCGGCCAGATCCTCGAGCGAGAAGGGGGAAGGAGCGGTCGAGCCGCGGTGGCCGCGCAGGTCCACGTTGATCACGCGATAGCGCGAGGCCAGCGCCGGCAGGAGCGGCGCCCACAGCCGCCCGTCGGTGAGCAGGCCGTGCGTGAGGAGCAGCGGGGGACCCTCGCCGAGCAGGTCGTAGCGCACGCGCGCGCCGCCGCGTTCGATGGTGGCCATGGCGTATCCCTTTCTCCGCAGCAGGCGGCGGACCTCGGACGCCGGGCACAGTACGCCAGGCTGCGCCGTCGGAGAAGCGCCTCGCGCAACTTGCCCGTTGCAGGTGTGCGGGGCAATGCATACAGTCCGCCGCCTGGAGAGCTAACCATGGGTTTCATCGATCTCTTTCGCCCGAAGTGGAAGCACAGCGACGCCACGGTGCGCGCGCAGGCCGTGCGGCAGCTCGAGACCGAGCAGTCGGACACGCTGGCCAACGTGCTGCGCAGCGACCCCGACCCGGCCGTGCGCCGCATCGCGCTCAAGAAGGTGCAGGACGCGAGCCTCCTCGAGGTCGTGGCGCGCGAGGACCCCGAGCGGGAGCTGCGCGAGGAGGCTGCGGCGCGGCTCGGCACCATGATCGTCGCCGTCGCGACCAGCGAGGCCCCCGTCGACGAATGCCTGGCGGCGCTCGGCCGTGCGGTAGATCAGGCGGCCCTGGCGGAGGTGGCGAAGAACGCGCGGCACGAGGTGGTGCGGGCCGCTGCGCTCGACCGGCTCACCGACGGGCGCCTGCTCGCCGAGGTGGCACGGCAGGCGCGCGAGCCGGGGGTGCGCATGGCGGCGCTCCGGCGCGTTCAGGACCCGGCCGTGCTGCGCTCCATCGTGCTGGCCGAGGAGAACAAGGAGACGGCCCTCGCGGCGCTCCAGCGGATCGAGGACCCCGCCCTCCTCGAGGAGGTGGTCAAGAAGACGAAGCTGAAGGCGGTGCGACGTCGAGCGCAGCAGCAGCTCGCGACGCTCAAGCCCGAGACGCCGGGGGCGGCGAAGCCCCGGGTCGATCCGCAGACGCAGCACCGGCAGCTACAGATCGTGCGCAAGGTCGAGGCGCTGGTCCGTTCGGCCGAGTCGCCGCGGGCCGCCGAGGAGCTGGTCGCCGCCGAGGCGGCGTGGGACGAGCTCGACGGGGAGCTGGACCTGGACCTGGCGCGGCGTTTTCTCGACGGGTGCAAGGCCTTCGCCCTGCGCAAGGCCGAGGCCCAGGCGCAGGCCGCCGAGCGCGCCAAGCGGGTGCAGGCGCTCCAGAGCACGCTCCAGGCCCGCCAGGCGCTGCTCGACGAGGCCGAGAAGCTCTCCGGCGAGGAGGCCGCGGCGCAGGTCGAGGAGCTGCGAGCGAGGTGGGCGGCGCTGCCGGCCGGCGGCGAGGCGGAGCTCTCGCAGCGGTTCCAGCGGGCCTGCGAGGCGGCGGTCCAGCGGGTGGAGCGCGCGGAGCGTGCGGAGCGGCCGGAGCGGGCCGAGCGGGCCGAGCGGGCG from the Deltaproteobacteria bacterium genome contains:
- a CDS encoding DUF2252 family protein, whose translation is MFRAAHSLGLILVAMSFTAPASAREAQKLAELRQRLRADNAELIARDPARARAKLERMAESAYTYFRGFNADVQRAFADRDVALPRLVLNGDVHPMNFGPVRLRTGQLVFAPNDHDEAAFAPFAWDLRHGALGFELAGRELGFGKKVRAAAVQAFLAGYLATLEAYPVRAAAPLPSLEQPLPAVLRRFFADASARTPANVAARFLDGATGQFRASEKVTPRPELKAALAAPLRAYLRTLPPAAATELGRYELVDVAQKLTSGVGSLGLGRYLLALAPRAGRRGAPIVLELKEERRSAVALVAEPQGEAFAHHGERVLSARRRVLDGGERFDGATTYAGAGYLVTEVGPHECDLDWTTLRKSEVPEVARACGAALAASHARSQTLRPHRERSVAAQLLEALPAPQAFVEALARDAVVDADRTAKDYRRFLRLYRDGTLLPEAPGR
- a CDS encoding alpha/beta fold hydrolase; the encoded protein is MATIERGGARVRYDLLGEGPPLLLTHGLLTDGRLWAPLLPALASRYRVINVDLRGHRGSTAPSPFSLEDLADDCLAILDAEGLERAAVAGLSMGGMTAMRLALRAPERVAALLLLSTSADAERPRERLKYRAMAEIFRVVGSTSLFELPIRRLMFGRTALRERPEIAALQAQQTREHERTGLYHAVRAVMERGSIRDRLRELRCPSLVLVGDEDLTTPISRATRIGRSLPGARVHLLPRTGHLCTLEAPELVAEELLAFLAEVGW
- a CDS encoding UvrD-helicase domain-containing protein, whose protein sequence is MSRWFQNLNPEQRRAVELIHGPLLVLAGAGSGKTRVITHRIAYMLEQGVAPDELLAVTFTNKAAEEMAHRLSKMIGPRANKVTLCTFHALGLSMLKAEAKRGPRARRFAIFDTGDQLATLKEATRRLHLERAFDLGSVLARISSYKNAFVLPGAVAESEDPYDQAASLLYPIYEELLESYAAVDFDDLVCRPVRLMEEDEACRARWAERYRYVLVDEYQDSNAAQLRMLRALAGEHRNLCVVGDDDQSIYGWRGAQVENILHFERHFPGAKSVFLLRNYRSVPSVLDLANRVIAQNPDRREKELKPTRQDAGKVRLVVCPDGDAEVAWVGRHARKMIDLGRYRPGQMAVLFRSNILARTLEAELRAQGIPYRVLGGQAFFEAKEIKDLIAYLRVCHNPADELALRRVINFPTRGIGTRTLAKLSEWAEQQGTSFFQALKHAEEVLGAGDRAAEAVADFLSLVERSSARFKRGESLAEGVRALVGELQLEAEIRTAGTSDKGIERRLAHLAAFVAGVESYCKRVEKPSLGDYLNRVALAGSGDDPQGGPGDRLTLSTLHGSKGLEFPLVMLVGLEEGLLPHDRTLNPHQNDHDTGDIAEERRLCYVGITRAMNELVLTRCRERLLRGKLQPRAQSRFLDGIPTDLFDLEDLASEPPLEVVKGMMAEIWAKLGAAPPT